A region of Subdoligranulum variabile DNA encodes the following proteins:
- a CDS encoding M14 family metallopeptidase produces the protein MREEVLFTLDTPYRQPLAVRGWFFGAPGKKTLAVMGALRGNEIQQMYLCSQLIQHLAALEQSGALSEECGILVIPCANQFSMNVGRRFWAADNTDINRMFPGYDAGETTQRIAARIFEALQGYAYGIHVTSLYLPGSCLPHLRIMKTGYQAPETARDFGLPYIVLREPHPYDTTTLNYNWQIWNTETFSLYTPATDRVDAPAAQQGVEAVLRFLQQRGLCRCGAGAGEEARIFAEESLCSVKPTAGGLLVHKVTLGSQVWRSQPLAEVLDPCSGTVRQTLRAPVDGRVFFAHEACLINGYDVAMRILPDKAEEIHQN, from the coding sequence ATGAGAGAGGAAGTTCTGTTTACCCTGGACACCCCCTACCGTCAGCCGCTGGCGGTGAGGGGCTGGTTTTTCGGCGCGCCGGGGAAAAAGACCCTGGCCGTCATGGGCGCCCTGCGCGGCAACGAGATCCAGCAGATGTACCTGTGTTCCCAGCTGATCCAGCATCTGGCGGCACTGGAACAGTCGGGGGCACTGTCGGAGGAATGCGGCATCCTGGTCATTCCCTGCGCCAACCAGTTTTCCATGAACGTGGGGCGGCGGTTCTGGGCCGCCGACAACACCGACATCAACCGGATGTTCCCCGGCTACGACGCCGGGGAGACCACCCAGCGCATCGCAGCGCGGATCTTCGAGGCGCTGCAGGGCTACGCCTACGGTATCCATGTGACCAGCCTGTATCTGCCGGGGAGCTGCCTGCCCCACCTGCGGATCATGAAGACCGGCTACCAGGCCCCCGAGACCGCCCGGGATTTCGGGCTGCCCTACATTGTGCTGCGGGAGCCCCATCCCTACGACACCACCACCCTGAACTACAACTGGCAGATCTGGAACACCGAGACCTTCTCCCTCTACACCCCCGCCACCGACCGTGTGGACGCCCCCGCCGCCCAGCAGGGCGTGGAGGCGGTGCTGCGCTTTCTGCAGCAGCGGGGCCTCTGCCGGTGCGGCGCCGGCGCCGGGGAGGAAGCCCGCATCTTCGCGGAGGAATCTCTGTGCAGCGTCAAGCCCACCGCCGGCGGACTGCTGGTGCACAAGGTGACGCTGGGCAGTCAGGTCTGGCGCAGCCAGCCCCTGGCCGAGGTGCTGGACCCCTGTTCCGGCACGGTGCGCCAGACGCTGCGCGCCCCGGTGGACGGCCGGGTATTCTTCGCCCACGAAGCCTGCCTGATCAACGGCTACGACGTGGCCATGCGCATCCTGCCCGACAAGGCTGAAGAAATCCACCAGAACTGA
- a CDS encoding M14 family metallopeptidase codes for MIQEVVRVPLAVSEDLVIQKRRIGSGSPRLCIVTGTHGDELEGQYVAWRLNRLLQENAAHLHGTVDIYPALNPLGISTMTRGMPLCDLDMNRTFPGSREGAMSELIAARIIEDITGADLCIDIHASNIFLREIPQVRINVNTADKLVPLAKYLNMNLLWIHAAATVLESTLAHSLNAAGTPTLVVEMGIGIRITRAFGEQLLTGILSLMAHLGMWDAPVAPIAPPIVSSDGAVSFVNANFPGMFFPSVEHGVRVEKGQELGIIADPLTGGIRETLYSPAAGLLFTLREYPVVYAGSLIARVLGGSV; via the coding sequence ATGATTCAGGAAGTGGTACGCGTACCGCTGGCCGTGAGCGAGGATCTGGTGATCCAGAAGCGGCGCATCGGCAGCGGCAGCCCGCGGCTCTGCATCGTCACCGGCACCCACGGCGACGAGCTGGAGGGCCAGTATGTGGCGTGGCGGCTCAACCGACTGCTGCAGGAAAACGCTGCCCATCTGCACGGCACGGTGGACATCTATCCGGCGCTGAACCCGCTGGGCATCAGCACCATGACCCGGGGCATGCCGCTGTGCGACCTCGACATGAACCGCACCTTTCCCGGCAGCCGGGAGGGGGCCATGTCGGAGCTCATCGCCGCCCGCATCATCGAGGACATCACCGGGGCGGACCTCTGCATCGACATCCATGCCAGCAACATCTTTCTGCGGGAGATCCCCCAGGTGCGCATCAATGTGAACACCGCCGACAAACTGGTTCCCCTGGCCAAATACCTGAATATGAACCTGCTGTGGATCCACGCGGCCGCCACCGTGCTGGAATCCACCCTGGCCCACAGCCTGAACGCCGCCGGCACCCCCACCCTGGTGGTGGAGATGGGCATCGGCATCCGCATCACCCGGGCCTTCGGCGAGCAGCTGCTCACCGGCATCCTCTCACTGATGGCCCATCTGGGCATGTGGGACGCCCCGGTGGCTCCCATCGCGCCGCCCATCGTCAGTTCCGACGGAGCGGTCTCCTTCGTGAACGCCAACTTTCCCGGCATGTTCTTTCCGTCGGTGGAACACGGCGTCCGGGTGGAGAAGGGCCAGGAACTGGGCATCATCGCCGACCCGCTCACCGGCGGCATCCGGGAGACGCTCTACAGTCCCGCCGCCGGGCTGCTCTTCACCCTGCGGGAATATCCGGTGGTCTACGCGGGATCGCTGATCGCCCGCGTGTTGGGAGGCAGTGTATGA
- a CDS encoding transglutaminase family protein, giving the protein MSRVLDFSYDITLTFDKPVTRHSFVLRCLPGDGPGQRVLTATLTLDPAVPFTEQRDSFGNRLQIGRLDAPHSHFHYRAAGTVLRDDTGRSCEADRSIFRYPSPCTQPDEALQRTAASLALPRDPRGRAWALLEAVRARLTYAPGVTGVTTTAAQAFALGQGVCQDYAHVYLALARLYGLSARYVNGLPEGEGASHAWCEVWLDGVWTGIDPTRGRWADEGYIRFGVGRDFTDCPMERGVFLGGANQCQTVFMQVSQQ; this is encoded by the coding sequence ATGAGCCGGGTGCTGGATTTTTCCTATGACATCACGCTGACCTTTGACAAGCCGGTGACCCGCCACAGCTTTGTGCTGCGCTGTCTGCCGGGGGACGGCCCGGGGCAGCGGGTACTGACTGCCACCCTGACGCTGGATCCCGCCGTTCCTTTCACCGAGCAGCGGGACAGCTTCGGCAACCGGCTGCAGATCGGGCGGCTGGACGCGCCCCACAGCCATTTCCACTACCGGGCCGCAGGTACCGTCCTGCGGGACGATACCGGGCGGAGCTGTGAAGCGGACCGGAGCATTTTCCGGTATCCGTCGCCCTGTACCCAGCCCGACGAAGCCCTGCAGCGGACTGCGGCCTCCCTGGCGCTGCCCAGGGATCCCCGCGGCAGGGCCTGGGCTTTGCTGGAAGCGGTGCGTGCCCGGCTGACCTATGCTCCCGGCGTGACGGGGGTCACTACCACCGCCGCCCAGGCCTTCGCCCTGGGGCAGGGCGTCTGCCAGGACTACGCCCATGTGTATCTGGCGCTGGCCCGGCTGTACGGACTCAGTGCCCGGTACGTCAACGGCCTGCCGGAAGGCGAGGGCGCCAGCCACGCCTGGTGTGAAGTCTGGCTGGACGGCGTCTGGACCGGCATCGACCCCACCCGGGGCCGCTGGGCCGACGAGGGCTACATCCGGTTCGGTGTCGGCCGGGATTTCACCGACTGTCCCATGGAGCGGGGGGTCTTTCTGGGCGGCGCCAACCAGTGCCAGACCGTCTTCATGCAGGTCAGCCAGCAATAA
- a CDS encoding alpha-E domain-containing protein — protein MGPVTLSKQNRLYWLGRYAERVYMTVQLLMKDLDALLDGTGMDYADFCRRLGAENVYRDAEDFCRRYLFDGSQPCSAKASMEALLGNGMVLRETISTPTLSYLQMAESAMEMASRSEAPAVELQWVLDDIMAFRGSFDEAVDHEGVRNITKTGGTVERLSLMLRLGLQPERLHQEMRKLLNRLYKTDLVTDPEALQTITAYAVEETDVPKPELLRCVEGLFVV, from the coding sequence ATGGGTCCTGTCACACTGAGCAAACAGAACCGGCTGTACTGGCTGGGGCGCTACGCCGAGCGGGTCTACATGACCGTACAGCTGCTGATGAAGGATTTGGACGCCCTGCTGGACGGCACCGGCATGGATTATGCGGATTTCTGCCGCCGTCTGGGGGCCGAGAACGTCTACCGGGACGCGGAGGATTTCTGCCGCCGGTATCTGTTCGACGGCAGCCAGCCCTGCTCGGCCAAAGCCAGCATGGAGGCGCTGCTGGGCAACGGCATGGTGCTGCGGGAGACCATCTCCACCCCTACCTTGTCCTACCTGCAGATGGCGGAGAGTGCCATGGAGATGGCCAGCCGCAGCGAAGCCCCCGCCGTGGAACTGCAGTGGGTGCTGGACGACATCATGGCCTTCCGCGGCAGCTTTGACGAGGCGGTGGACCATGAGGGAGTACGCAACATCACCAAGACGGGCGGCACCGTGGAGCGGCTGAGCCTGATGCTGCGGCTGGGTCTGCAGCCTGAGCGGCTCCATCAGGAGATGCGCAAGCTGCTGAACCGGCTGTACAAGACCGACCTGGTCACCGACCCGGAGGCGCTGCAGACCATCACGGCCTACGCGGTGGAGGAAACCGACGTGCCCAAACCCGAACTGCTGCGCTGTGTGGAAGGGTTGTTCGTGGTATGA
- a CDS encoding circularly permuted type 2 ATP-grasp protein: protein MEDLIRHAEQINRQLARHGVKFGIYKNGTFEERLFPFDAIPRVITAAEWDTLSRGLVQRVRALNLFLKDIYGDKKILADGVVPEEFVYRSPGYLAPCEGILPPGGVYSHISGIDLVKGKDGVWYVLEDNLRIPSGASYPLIARSLCRRCSPDTFRHNAVLDNRHYGDLLRRTMDSVNTGGINVVFTPGRYNAAYFEHSFLAEQTEAVLAEAGDLYVRDNVLYYRATHGDCRVGALYRRVSDEYMDPLTFEPSSLIGIPNLMAAYRAGNVAVLNAFGNGAADDKGIYYFVPRMVEYYLGEKAILHNAPTYLPFYEEDRRYVLDHLDRLVIKDVAEAGGYGVVFGSKLSRAELDKMRDTILAQPRRFIAQEVIDFEDLPIMEGDARVERKADLRAFVLSGARDTVAWPSGLTRFSRNPDSFIVNSSQGGGFKDTWVLSH, encoded by the coding sequence ATGGAAGACCTGATCCGCCATGCAGAGCAGATCAACCGCCAGCTGGCCCGTCACGGGGTCAAGTTCGGAATTTACAAAAACGGCACCTTCGAGGAGCGGCTCTTCCCCTTTGACGCGATCCCCCGTGTGATCACGGCCGCCGAGTGGGATACCCTCTCCCGGGGGTTGGTGCAGCGTGTGCGGGCGCTGAACCTCTTTCTGAAGGACATCTACGGCGACAAAAAGATCCTGGCCGACGGCGTGGTGCCGGAGGAGTTCGTCTACCGTTCTCCCGGCTACCTGGCTCCCTGTGAGGGCATCCTGCCCCCGGGCGGGGTGTACAGCCACATCTCGGGCATCGACCTGGTGAAGGGCAAGGACGGCGTGTGGTATGTGCTGGAGGACAACCTGCGCATCCCGTCGGGCGCCTCCTACCCGCTGATCGCCCGGTCCCTCTGCCGCCGCTGCAGCCCCGACACCTTCCGCCACAACGCGGTGCTGGACAACCGCCACTACGGGGATCTGCTGCGCCGCACCATGGACAGCGTGAACACCGGCGGCATCAACGTGGTGTTTACACCGGGGCGGTACAACGCCGCCTACTTTGAGCACTCCTTCCTGGCGGAACAGACCGAGGCGGTGCTGGCCGAGGCCGGGGACCTCTATGTGCGGGACAACGTGCTGTACTACCGCGCCACCCACGGCGACTGCCGGGTGGGCGCTCTCTACCGCCGGGTGTCCGACGAGTATATGGACCCGCTGACCTTTGAGCCCTCCTCCCTCATCGGCATCCCCAACCTCATGGCCGCCTACCGGGCCGGCAACGTGGCGGTGCTCAACGCCTTCGGCAACGGTGCCGCCGACGACAAGGGCATCTACTACTTCGTGCCCAGAATGGTGGAGTACTATCTGGGGGAGAAGGCCATTCTGCACAACGCCCCCACCTACCTGCCCTTCTACGAGGAGGACCGCCGCTATGTGCTGGACCATCTGGACCGTCTGGTCATCAAGGATGTGGCGGAGGCCGGAGGCTACGGCGTGGTGTTCGGCAGCAAGCTGAGCCGCGCCGAGCTGGACAAGATGCGGGACACCATTCTGGCCCAGCCGCGGCGGTTCATCGCCCAGGAGGTCATCGACTTCGAGGACCTGCCCATCATGGAGGGGGATGCCCGGGTGGAGCGCAAGGCCGATCTGCGGGCCTTCGTGCTGTCCGGTGCCAGGGATACCGTGGCCTGGCCCAGCGGGCTGACCCGTTTTTCCCGCAATCCCGACAGTTTCATCGTCAACTCGTCACAAGGAGGAGGTTTCAAGGATACATGGGTCCTGTCACACTGA
- a CDS encoding response regulator transcription factor, with amino-acid sequence MEPILIVDDEEPITALLCRTLTAAGYRCEGVTDSRLAADRIEQNRYELVLLDIMMPEVDGYDLLRFLRPTGTPVIFLTAKAALEDRVQGLRQGADDYIVKPFAPAELLARVEAVLRRTGRGMAVLRAWDVTVDTARQQVARKGQPVELTPKEYELLLLLLRNRGRALYRDYILETVWGLDAELDTTRTVDTHIRRLRRKLGWDEEIETVWRVGYCLRPESPKEVHP; translated from the coding sequence ATGGAACCGATCCTCATTGTGGACGACGAAGAACCCATCACGGCGCTGCTCTGCCGCACCCTCACGGCGGCGGGCTACCGCTGCGAGGGCGTCACCGACAGCCGCCTTGCCGCTGATCGGATCGAACAGAACCGCTACGAACTGGTATTGCTGGACATCATGATGCCCGAGGTGGACGGCTACGACCTGCTCCGGTTCCTGCGCCCCACCGGTACGCCGGTGATCTTCCTCACGGCCAAAGCGGCTCTGGAGGACAGGGTCCAGGGATTGCGGCAGGGGGCGGACGACTACATCGTCAAACCCTTTGCCCCGGCGGAACTGCTGGCCCGGGTGGAGGCGGTGCTGCGCCGCACCGGACGGGGGATGGCGGTGCTGCGCGCCTGGGATGTGACGGTGGACACCGCCCGCCAGCAGGTGGCCCGGAAGGGACAGCCGGTGGAACTGACCCCCAAGGAATACGAACTGCTGCTGCTTTTGCTGCGCAACCGGGGCCGGGCGCTCTACCGGGATTATATCCTGGAGACGGTCTGGGGCCTGGACGCCGAACTGGACACCACCCGCACGGTGGACACCCACATCCGTCGGCTGCGCCGCAAACTGGGCTGGGACGAGGAGATTGAAACGGTCTGGCGGGTGGGCTACTGCCTGCGGCCGGAATCCCCCAAGGAGGTACACCCATGA
- a CDS encoding sensor histidine kinase: MKLRAKITAAVIALLAGALALVGVLVMGQAFAANLATARTAAQQNHRQLQTALLQEYYTMPASDSPYPQGLLSQAAIQYAAQHQDTVFALYRDGSLPVYSALPATLRQTDLAPLLGDTGNGAMLCRQDGSDLLLLSTPLPVPGQQIVLLTAADLTPVFHARNAQLLTWLAAAAGALALGSLVCTRISARLTAPLAHLESASRAIAAGDYARRTGVQTDDEIGALSTHFDAMAGAVQDRVEALDEGLRREKEFVAAFTHELKTPMTTMMGYADWLRAGSADAAAVKEAADYIYHETHRLEEFSFKLLALLQMDRREPERLPVSDRTLFAAVQRSMGRLEDGAAVEYSPGGCTLCGDKSLLQDLVLNLVRNARTACREKADGRVVVTCREEDGRALLTVEDNGCGIPAEELDRLTEPFYMVDKSRSRRNGGSGIGLTLCRRIAELHGTALEFRSVPGQGTCVRLALPLWEEVPHNDP; encoded by the coding sequence ATGAAACTTCGCGCCAAGATCACGGCGGCGGTCATCGCTCTGCTGGCCGGGGCGCTGGCGCTGGTGGGCGTGCTGGTCATGGGCCAGGCCTTTGCGGCCAACCTGGCCACCGCCCGCACCGCCGCGCAGCAGAATCACCGCCAGCTGCAGACTGCGCTGCTGCAGGAATACTACACGATGCCCGCCTCGGACAGCCCCTATCCCCAGGGACTCCTCAGCCAGGCAGCCATTCAGTATGCCGCCCAACATCAGGATACGGTCTTTGCTCTCTACCGCGACGGCAGCCTGCCGGTCTATTCTGCCCTGCCGGCGACGCTGCGCCAGACAGACCTGGCCCCGCTGTTGGGAGATACCGGAAACGGCGCCATGCTGTGCCGCCAGGACGGCAGTGACCTTTTGCTGCTCTCCACACCGTTGCCGGTGCCGGGGCAGCAGATCGTCCTTCTCACGGCCGCCGACCTGACGCCGGTTTTCCACGCCCGCAACGCCCAGCTGCTCACCTGGCTGGCGGCGGCTGCCGGGGCACTGGCTCTGGGCAGTCTGGTCTGTACCCGGATCAGTGCCCGGCTCACGGCGCCGCTGGCTCATCTGGAATCTGCCAGCCGGGCCATCGCGGCCGGGGACTATGCCCGCCGTACCGGCGTGCAGACCGATGACGAGATCGGCGCACTGAGCACCCACTTTGACGCCATGGCCGGGGCGGTGCAGGACCGGGTGGAGGCGCTGGACGAGGGGCTGCGCCGGGAGAAGGAGTTCGTGGCGGCCTTTACCCATGAACTCAAGACTCCCATGACCACGATGATGGGCTACGCCGACTGGCTGCGGGCCGGTTCGGCGGATGCGGCCGCCGTGAAGGAGGCCGCCGACTACATCTACCACGAGACGCACCGTCTGGAGGAGTTTTCCTTCAAGCTGCTGGCGCTGCTGCAGATGGACCGGCGGGAGCCGGAGCGCCTTCCGGTGTCCGACCGGACACTTTTTGCGGCGGTCCAGCGCAGTATGGGGCGGCTGGAGGACGGCGCTGCGGTGGAATACAGTCCCGGAGGCTGTACGCTCTGCGGGGACAAGAGCCTGCTGCAGGATCTGGTACTGAATCTGGTGCGCAACGCCCGCACGGCCTGCCGGGAGAAGGCGGATGGCCGGGTGGTCGTGACCTGCCGGGAAGAGGACGGCAGGGCGCTGCTCACGGTGGAGGACAACGGCTGCGGCATCCCGGCGGAGGAACTGGACCGGTTGACCGAACCCTTTTATATGGTGGACAAATCCCGGTCCCGCCGCAACGGAGGCAGCGGTATCGGGCTGACGCTCTGCCGCCGTATCGCCGAACTTCACGGTACGGCGCTGGAATTCCGGAGTGTGCCGGGACAGGGGACTTGTGTGCGGCTGGCCCTGCCGCTGTGGGAGGAGGTGCCTCACAATGACCCGTAA
- a CDS encoding HD domain-containing protein → MTQTKLLDRITGKMMEFDKGDPMRIQHFLKVHRFAQLIARQEQLDDHTRFVTECAAIVHDIGIHPAEAKYGRCDGKLQEQEGPAAARALLREAGLPAADIDRICYLVGHHHTYEGIDGMDYQILVEADFLVNFYEDQVPAEGIRTARDKIFRTAAGRELCTLLYGE, encoded by the coding sequence ATGACCCAAACCAAATTGCTGGACCGGATCACCGGGAAGATGATGGAATTTGACAAGGGGGATCCCATGCGCATCCAGCATTTTCTGAAGGTGCACCGCTTTGCCCAGCTCATCGCCCGGCAGGAACAACTGGATGACCATACCCGCTTTGTGACAGAGTGTGCGGCCATTGTCCACGACATCGGCATCCACCCGGCCGAGGCCAAATATGGCCGCTGCGACGGCAAACTGCAGGAGCAGGAAGGCCCGGCTGCGGCCCGGGCGCTGCTCCGGGAGGCGGGCCTGCCGGCGGCGGACATCGACCGCATCTGTTATCTGGTGGGGCATCACCACACCTACGAGGGCATCGACGGTATGGATTACCAGATCCTGGTGGAGGCGGATTTCCTGGTGAATTTCTACGAGGACCAGGTCCCCGCCGAGGGCATCCGCACCGCCCGGGACAAGATCTTCCGCACCGCGGCGGGCAGGGAACTCTGCACGCTGCTCTACGGGGAGTGA
- a CDS encoding Gfo/Idh/MocA family protein, protein MKLGILGAGAIARIMADTLRQLQASGNQEVELYAVAARDLGRAQAFAAAEGVARAYGSYEAMLEDPAVDFVYIATPHSHHYRHIKLCIDHGKAVLCEKPFTVNARQAEDVFRYARSKGVLVTEAIWTRYQPMRRMIAEALDSGVIGTPKLMTANLGYAMLNKPRIIDPALAGGALLDVGIYALNFAEMFFGDPDGVQGFCTKYETGVDLTDSITLTWKDGRAAHLTSAANVHTDRHGAIFGDKGYLVVTNINNPQRFRIFDPDHNVLQSVDCPPQLTGYEYEVLEMADTLGKGLLECPSMPHRDTLRMMQVMDDLRAQMGIRYPCEGVDDDTTL, encoded by the coding sequence ATGAAACTGGGAATCTTGGGAGCGGGCGCCATTGCCCGCATAATGGCCGACACCCTGCGGCAGCTGCAGGCGTCCGGCAACCAGGAAGTGGAACTGTATGCCGTGGCCGCCCGGGATCTTGGCCGGGCCCAGGCCTTTGCCGCCGCCGAGGGCGTTGCCCGCGCCTACGGCAGCTATGAGGCTATGCTGGAGGATCCGGCGGTGGATTTTGTCTACATCGCCACGCCGCACTCCCACCATTACCGCCACATCAAACTCTGCATCGACCACGGCAAGGCCGTGCTGTGCGAAAAGCCCTTTACGGTCAACGCCCGCCAGGCGGAGGACGTTTTCCGCTATGCCCGGTCCAAGGGCGTGCTGGTGACCGAGGCCATCTGGACCCGGTACCAGCCCATGCGGCGGATGATCGCCGAGGCACTGGACAGCGGCGTCATCGGCACCCCCAAACTGATGACCGCCAACCTGGGCTATGCCATGCTCAACAAACCCCGCATCATCGACCCGGCCCTGGCGGGAGGTGCGCTGCTGGATGTGGGCATCTATGCCCTGAATTTTGCCGAGATGTTCTTCGGCGATCCCGACGGCGTGCAGGGATTCTGCACCAAGTATGAGACCGGCGTGGACCTGACCGACAGCATCACGCTGACCTGGAAGGACGGCCGTGCCGCCCATCTGACCTCGGCCGCCAACGTCCACACCGACCGCCACGGGGCGATCTTCGGCGACAAGGGGTACCTGGTGGTGACCAACATCAACAATCCTCAGCGGTTCCGCATCTTTGACCCCGACCACAATGTCCTGCAGTCGGTGGACTGCCCGCCCCAGCTGACCGGCTACGAGTACGAAGTGCTGGAGATGGCCGATACCTTGGGCAAGGGACTGCTGGAATGCCCCTCCATGCCCCACCGGGACACCCTGCGGATGATGCAGGTGATGGACGATCTGCGCGCGCAGATGGGCATCCGCTACCCCTGCGAGGGCGTGGACGACGATACCACCCTCTGA